In Bdellovibrionales bacterium, the following proteins share a genomic window:
- a CDS encoding peptidase-C39 like family protein, which yields MHHLDIRIKSQPTISTCGPTCLQSIYAYYKDRVSLSQVISEIPELEGGGTLGVQLGSHALAKGYEVTIYSHNLRVFDPTWFGLNNVDQIAKLEAQILAKKSNRKIVQVSRHFQEFLRKGGKIQFEPLSPSFLHRFLARGQPILTGLSATYLYKSAREVGAECAYDDVKGDPQGHFVIISGMASDLSRVSIADPHEHNPVAEGQHYDVDTLDLISAILIGVITYDANLILISKK from the coding sequence ATCCATCATTTAGATATTCGAATCAAGTCACAACCTACTATTTCCACCTGTGGCCCCACCTGCCTTCAATCCATATATGCGTATTACAAGGATCGGGTCAGCCTGAGCCAAGTGATCAGTGAGATCCCTGAGTTGGAGGGGGGAGGAACGCTTGGAGTTCAGTTGGGTTCTCATGCCCTGGCCAAGGGTTATGAAGTGACAATCTACTCCCATAATTTGCGCGTCTTTGACCCAACATGGTTTGGCTTGAATAATGTCGATCAAATAGCCAAACTAGAAGCCCAAATCCTCGCAAAGAAGAGCAATCGCAAGATCGTTCAAGTTTCCCGCCATTTTCAAGAGTTTTTGCGCAAAGGCGGAAAAATTCAGTTTGAGCCCTTATCACCCTCTTTTCTTCATCGATTTCTAGCACGAGGCCAGCCTATTTTGACGGGGCTGAGTGCGACCTATCTCTATAAATCTGCGCGGGAGGTCGGGGCTGAATGCGCCTACGATGACGTGAAGGGAGACCCTCAGGGGCATTTCGTGATCATTTCTGGAATGGCCAGTGACCTGTCCAGAGTTTCCATTGCGGATCCCCACGAACACAATCCTGTTGCCGAAGGTCAACATTATGACGTGGATACTCTTGATTTGATCAGCGCCATTTTGATCGGCGTGATCACCTATGATGCCAATCTTATACTAATTAGTAAAAAATAG